Proteins from one Triplophysa dalaica isolate WHDGS20190420 chromosome 6, ASM1584641v1, whole genome shotgun sequence genomic window:
- the barhl2 gene encoding barH-like 2 homeobox protein has product MEGSSGSSFGIDTILSTTNSGSSVLMNGDFRLSDNNRTADFRSQATPSPCSEIDTVGTAPSSPISVTMEHQEPHLVQDTLHHHHHHHSQAQSLQLSPQPHPLGQPGCAPRTATSSFLIKDILGDSKPLAACAPYSTSVPSPHHSPKTESAPDGIRPKLEQDENRSKLDKRDDIQSDLKCNGTKEEGDREISSSRDSPPIRSKKPRKARTAFSDHQLNQLERSFERQKYLSVQDRMDLAAALNLTDTQVKTWYQNRRTKWKRQTAVGLELLAEAGNYSALQRMFPSPYFYHPSLLGTVDSTTAAAAAAAMYSSMYRTPSTPHPSLQRPLVPRVLIHGLGPGGQPALNPISNSISGTPHPR; this is encoded by the exons ATGGAAGGATCCAGTGGGTCTAGTTTCGGAATAGACACTATTTTGTCCACAACCAATTCTGGCAGCTCTGTACTAATGAACGGGGATTTTCGTCTTAGTGACAACAACAGAACAGCGGATTTCAGGAGCCAGGCGACACCATCACCATGTTCGGAGATAGACACTGTGGGAACAGCCCCATCATCCCCGATCTCAGTCACGATGGAGCATCAAGAACCGCATCTGGTCCAAGACACCCTTCACCATCACCACCATCATCACAGTCAGGCTCAGAGTTTGCAGCTTTCTCCACAGCCTCATCCGCTCGGGCAGCCAGGCTGTGCACCCAGGACTGCAACCTCCTCCTTTCTAATCAAAGACATTTTGGGCGACAGCAAACCGCTGGCAGCGTGCGCTCCTTACAGCACCAGCGTACCATCTCCACATCACAGCCCCAAAACAGAGAGCGCCCCGGACGGCATCAGACCCAAACTAGAACAAGACGAAAACAGAAGCAAACTTGACAAAAGAGATGACATTCAGAGTGATTTGAAATGCAACG GAACAAAAGAAGAGGGAGATCGGGAAATATCTAGTTCCAGAGATAGTCCGCCCATCCGCTCCAAGAAACCTCGCAAAGCGCGGACGGCCTTCTCCGACCATCAGCTCAACCAGTTGGAGCGCAGTTTCGAGAGACAGAAATACCTCAGTGTTCAGGACCGAATGGACCTGGCAGCAGCCCTAAAcctcacagacacacaagtCAAGACCTGGTACCAAAATCGACG GACGAAATGGAAAAGACAGACGGCAGTCGGATTAGAACTGCTGGCTGAAGCAGGAAATTATTCGGCCTTGCAGAGAATGTTCCCGTCCCCGTATTTCTATCACCCGAGCTTGTTAGGAACCGTGGACAGCACGACAGCGGCCGCCGCCGCCGCTGCCATGTACAGCAGTATGTACCGGACTCCGTCTACACCGCATCCATCTCTCCAGAGACCGCTCGTCCCTAGAGTGCTCATTCATGGCCTTGGACCTGGGGGACAACCGGCACTAAACCCGATATCAAACTCAATATCGGGCACACCGCATCCTCGGTAA